A stretch of Ipomoea triloba cultivar NCNSP0323 chromosome 13, ASM357664v1 DNA encodes these proteins:
- the LOC116002088 gene encoding uncharacterized protein LOC116002088 isoform X1, whose translation MVAGKSPEPLPAGWSEHVKVKNGRKVKYYTNAPNGKKFYSKKDVICYMKIKGNSRGQNQAIAQRETRHSERNINSQSSKTAANPDKSPEWLPPGWMVEEKTRMSGATHGQIYKCYIDPFGRRFYSKPEVSRHLKTMNCNGPIGVGEEKKSNIEEPSCNKVSQNEKAEPSCNKVSQNDKAEPSCNNSCNKVSQNEKATGGQSHTSRKLRSGMGKQPSDIGSSVVVQSNLVDGLPSGWIKEVKTRAYAHGGIRRDPQYIDPVSGYVFLSKKDAFRYIETGDIEKCAIRPKKRDSDSGTNEESASHSAAGRKAEQSSTKRQIFAGRENSEPTNLTEPQVESIKKRLRSAGRDAINTQVVEVKTECKTANEGTGRDDINTQVAEVKTECKTANEGTGTKPGSEARPSDLNGEISVSAFGNDETVSTPQSGLLHHQKLPESEKDKHSGTASITKLRKSRKNKAGSKKEKHSGTASLTKSRKSRKNKSLGTRARFSKRLAGHTPEEVANLGLGERVFRAAIRNCSGTKAKTSSVQVPVDPAQEMHAVRDSVGTETYASLVPALSNPPQEVCSATNSIGTEANASLAPPNPPREVDSGVTASLAPPALINPPREVDSGVTEADASSVPAPNNLSDQEMPKHIDEPTKATDTCIGEKSWWTVEKEAVPENPISEPVTEKQDADNQTLEDPQLRYPFGDCWSDPCLEFAFKTLTGAIPVEDCLAYEQVPPQQFNPSYAQSSDGYFDLPLFDSYNLFPNDFPPSNSGQLDKHTSQDLPPATPPFLSPGNNGLPSCSGVASQPHLEPRKDFPAKAKS comes from the exons ATGGTCGCCGGAAAGTCGCCAGAGCCTCTTCCGGCCGGCTGGTCCGAGCATGTTAAAGTTAAAAACGGTCGAAAAGTCAAG TATTATACAAATGCACCGAATGGGAAAAAGTTTTATTCCAAAAAGGACGTCATCTGCTATATGAAGATTAAAGGCAATTCCCGTGGTCAAAACCAGGCAATTGCTCAGCGTGAGACCAGGCACTCAGAAAGAAATATTAATTCACAAAGTTCGAAG ACTGCAGCGAATCCAGATAAATCTCCTGAATGGTTACCTCCTGGATGGATGGTTGAGGAGAAAACTCGAATGAGTGGCGCTACCCATGGTCAAATTTACAAG TGTTACATTGACCCATTCGGAAGGAGATTCTATTCAAAGCCTGAAGTTTCTCGGCATCTCAAAACTATGAATTGCAATGGCCCTATTGGCGTTGGCGAGGAAAAGAAA AGTAACATTGAAGAACCCTCTTGCAATAAAGTTTCTCAAAACGAGAAAGCTGAACCCTCTTGCAATAAAGTTTCTCAAAATGATAAAGCTGAACCCTCTTGCAATAACTCTTGCAATAAAGTTTCTCAAAACGAGAAAGCTACCGGTGGCCAGAGTCATACCTCTAGAAAGCTGAGATCTGGAATGGGCAAGCAACCTTCCGATATTGGTTCTTCT GTTGTGGTTCAAAGCAATTTAGTGGATGGGTTGCCATCGGGCTGGATAAAGGAAGTCAAAACTAGAGCATATGCACATGGGGGGATAAGACGGGATCCG CAATATATAGACCCTGTCAGTGGATATGTATTTCTTTCCAAGAAGGATGCTTTTCGCTATATAGAAACTGGTGACATCGAGAAGTGTGCAATAAGGCCCAAGAAAAGGGACTCGGATTCAGGAACCAATGAAGAATCT GCTTCCCATTCAGCTGCTGGAAGGAAAGCGGAGCAGTCTTCGACCAAAAGACAAATTTTTGCTG GTAGAGAAAATTCTGAACCTACCAATTTGACAGAACCGCAAGTTGAAAGCATTAAGAAAAGACTGCGTAGCGCTGGACGTGATGCCATTAATACTCAAGTGGTTGAAGTTAAAACAGAATGCAAAACCGCAAATGAAGGTACTGGTCGTGATGACATTAATACTCAAGTGGCTGAAGTTAAAACAGAATGCAAAACCGCAAATGAAGGTACTGGAACAAAACCGGGCTCTGAAGCAAGACCAAGTGATCTAAATGGAGAGATTAGCGTTTCGGCTTTTGGCAATGATGAAACTGTGTCCACTCCTCAATCTGGTCTCTTGCATCATCAGAAATTACCGGAAAGCGAGAAGGATAAACATAGCGGTACCGCATCCATAACTAAGTTGAGAAAATCCAGAAAGAACAAAGCTGGAAGCAAGAAGGAAAAACATAGTGGTACAGCATCCTTAACTAAGTCGAGAAAATCCAGAAAAAACAAATCTCTTGGCACACGTGCTCGGTTCTCAAAAAGACTTGCTGGGCACACCCCAGAAGAAGTGGCCAATTTGGGTCTAGGTGAACGGGTTTTTCGAGCTGCCATTAGAAACTGTAGTGGAACCAAAGCAAAGACATCCTCGGTCCAAGTCCCAGTGGATCCAGCTCAGGAAATGCATGCTGTTAGGGATTCTGTCGGGACTGAAACATATGCATCTTTGGTCCCAGCTCTAAGCAATCCACCTCAAGAAGTGTGTTCTGCAACGAATTCTATTGGAACTGAAGCAAATGCATCTTTGGCCCCCCCAAATCCACCCCGAGAAGTGGATTCTGGTGTAACTGCATCTTTGGCACCCCCAGCTCTTATCAATCCACCCCGAGAAGTGGATTCTGGTGTAACTGAAGCAGATGCATCTTCGGTTCCAGCCCCAAATAATCTCTCAGATCAAGAAATGCCTAAGCACATCGACGAGCCAACAAAGGCAACTGATACCTGCATAGGCGAAAAGTCTTGGTGGACAGTAGAGAAAGAGGCTGTTCCAGAGAATCCGATATCAGAACCAGTAACGGAGAAACAAGATGCCGATaaccaaacattggaagatCCACAACTTCGGTACCCCTTTGGGGACTGCTGGTCAGACCCATGCCTAGAATTCGCGTTTAAAACGCTTACAGGGGCAATACCAGTCGAGGACTGTCTAGCCTACGAGCAAGTCCCCCCGCAGCAATTCAACCCTTCATATGCTCAGTCATCGGATGGATACTTTGATCTCCCGCTATTTGATTCGTACAACTTGTTCCCAAATGATTTCCCACCATCCAATTCCGGACAACTAGACAAGCACACATCGCAGGATCTACCGCCAGCAACTCCTCCGTTCTTGTCCCCCGGGAATAATGGCTTACCGAGCTGCAGTGGCGTTGCTTCGCAGCCTCACTTGGAGCCCCGGAAGGACTTTCCTGCAAAGGCTAAATCTTGA
- the LOC116002088 gene encoding uncharacterized protein LOC116002088 isoform X2 produces the protein MVAGKSPEPLPAGWSEHVKVKNGRKVKYYTNAPNGKKFYSKKDVICYMKIKGNSRGQNQAIAQRETRHSERNINSQSSKTAANPDKSPEWLPPGWMVEEKTRMSGATHGQIYKCYIDPFGRRFYSKPEVSRHLKTMNCNGPIGVGEEKKSNIEEPSCNKVSQNEKAEPSCNKVSQNDKAEPSCNNSCNKVSQNEKATGGQSHTSRKLRSGMGKQPSDIGSSVVVQSNLVDGLPSGWIKEVKTRAYAHGGIRRDPQYIDPVSGYVFLSKKDAFRYIETGDIEKCAIRPKKRDSDSGTNEESASHSAAGRKAEQSSTKRQIFAGRENSEPTNLTEPQVESIKKRLRSAGRDAINTQVVEVKTECKTANEGTGTKPGSEARPSDLNGEISVSAFGNDETVSTPQSGLLHHQKLPESEKDKHSGTASITKLRKSRKNKAGSKKEKHSGTASLTKSRKSRKNKSLGTRARFSKRLAGHTPEEVANLGLGERVFRAAIRNCSGTKAKTSSVQVPVDPAQEMHAVRDSVGTETYASLVPALSNPPQEVCSATNSIGTEANASLAPPNPPREVDSGVTASLAPPALINPPREVDSGVTEADASSVPAPNNLSDQEMPKHIDEPTKATDTCIGEKSWWTVEKEAVPENPISEPVTEKQDADNQTLEDPQLRYPFGDCWSDPCLEFAFKTLTGAIPVEDCLAYEQVPPQQFNPSYAQSSDGYFDLPLFDSYNLFPNDFPPSNSGQLDKHTSQDLPPATPPFLSPGNNGLPSCSGVASQPHLEPRKDFPAKAKS, from the exons ATGGTCGCCGGAAAGTCGCCAGAGCCTCTTCCGGCCGGCTGGTCCGAGCATGTTAAAGTTAAAAACGGTCGAAAAGTCAAG TATTATACAAATGCACCGAATGGGAAAAAGTTTTATTCCAAAAAGGACGTCATCTGCTATATGAAGATTAAAGGCAATTCCCGTGGTCAAAACCAGGCAATTGCTCAGCGTGAGACCAGGCACTCAGAAAGAAATATTAATTCACAAAGTTCGAAG ACTGCAGCGAATCCAGATAAATCTCCTGAATGGTTACCTCCTGGATGGATGGTTGAGGAGAAAACTCGAATGAGTGGCGCTACCCATGGTCAAATTTACAAG TGTTACATTGACCCATTCGGAAGGAGATTCTATTCAAAGCCTGAAGTTTCTCGGCATCTCAAAACTATGAATTGCAATGGCCCTATTGGCGTTGGCGAGGAAAAGAAA AGTAACATTGAAGAACCCTCTTGCAATAAAGTTTCTCAAAACGAGAAAGCTGAACCCTCTTGCAATAAAGTTTCTCAAAATGATAAAGCTGAACCCTCTTGCAATAACTCTTGCAATAAAGTTTCTCAAAACGAGAAAGCTACCGGTGGCCAGAGTCATACCTCTAGAAAGCTGAGATCTGGAATGGGCAAGCAACCTTCCGATATTGGTTCTTCT GTTGTGGTTCAAAGCAATTTAGTGGATGGGTTGCCATCGGGCTGGATAAAGGAAGTCAAAACTAGAGCATATGCACATGGGGGGATAAGACGGGATCCG CAATATATAGACCCTGTCAGTGGATATGTATTTCTTTCCAAGAAGGATGCTTTTCGCTATATAGAAACTGGTGACATCGAGAAGTGTGCAATAAGGCCCAAGAAAAGGGACTCGGATTCAGGAACCAATGAAGAATCT GCTTCCCATTCAGCTGCTGGAAGGAAAGCGGAGCAGTCTTCGACCAAAAGACAAATTTTTGCTG GTAGAGAAAATTCTGAACCTACCAATTTGACAGAACCGCAAGTTGAAAGCATTAAGAAAAGACTGCGTAGCGCTGGACGTGATGCCATTAATACTCAAGTGGTTGAAGTTAAAACAGAATGCAAAACCGCAAATGAAG GTACTGGAACAAAACCGGGCTCTGAAGCAAGACCAAGTGATCTAAATGGAGAGATTAGCGTTTCGGCTTTTGGCAATGATGAAACTGTGTCCACTCCTCAATCTGGTCTCTTGCATCATCAGAAATTACCGGAAAGCGAGAAGGATAAACATAGCGGTACCGCATCCATAACTAAGTTGAGAAAATCCAGAAAGAACAAAGCTGGAAGCAAGAAGGAAAAACATAGTGGTACAGCATCCTTAACTAAGTCGAGAAAATCCAGAAAAAACAAATCTCTTGGCACACGTGCTCGGTTCTCAAAAAGACTTGCTGGGCACACCCCAGAAGAAGTGGCCAATTTGGGTCTAGGTGAACGGGTTTTTCGAGCTGCCATTAGAAACTGTAGTGGAACCAAAGCAAAGACATCCTCGGTCCAAGTCCCAGTGGATCCAGCTCAGGAAATGCATGCTGTTAGGGATTCTGTCGGGACTGAAACATATGCATCTTTGGTCCCAGCTCTAAGCAATCCACCTCAAGAAGTGTGTTCTGCAACGAATTCTATTGGAACTGAAGCAAATGCATCTTTGGCCCCCCCAAATCCACCCCGAGAAGTGGATTCTGGTGTAACTGCATCTTTGGCACCCCCAGCTCTTATCAATCCACCCCGAGAAGTGGATTCTGGTGTAACTGAAGCAGATGCATCTTCGGTTCCAGCCCCAAATAATCTCTCAGATCAAGAAATGCCTAAGCACATCGACGAGCCAACAAAGGCAACTGATACCTGCATAGGCGAAAAGTCTTGGTGGACAGTAGAGAAAGAGGCTGTTCCAGAGAATCCGATATCAGAACCAGTAACGGAGAAACAAGATGCCGATaaccaaacattggaagatCCACAACTTCGGTACCCCTTTGGGGACTGCTGGTCAGACCCATGCCTAGAATTCGCGTTTAAAACGCTTACAGGGGCAATACCAGTCGAGGACTGTCTAGCCTACGAGCAAGTCCCCCCGCAGCAATTCAACCCTTCATATGCTCAGTCATCGGATGGATACTTTGATCTCCCGCTATTTGATTCGTACAACTTGTTCCCAAATGATTTCCCACCATCCAATTCCGGACAACTAGACAAGCACACATCGCAGGATCTACCGCCAGCAACTCCTCCGTTCTTGTCCCCCGGGAATAATGGCTTACCGAGCTGCAGTGGCGTTGCTTCGCAGCCTCACTTGGAGCCCCGGAAGGACTTTCCTGCAAAGGCTAAATCTTGA